The Candidatus Neomarinimicrobiota bacterium genomic interval GCCTTCTATGAAGCTTTTCAAATCCGCCCCGGTTATCAAATGTACAAATCTCCGGAAGAACGGGTTGTCATCTGGTAAAAAATGCCAGTACAATCAAATTATTAAGAGGGTCTAAGACCCTCTTTTTTTATATCCAAAATATGCGAATTCATTAAAACACATTCGATATATTTCTATATAGCAATATATTTGACTATCTCCCCCCACCCCGGGGGAAAAATACACCGGGACCCAGAAAATGTCAAGCTTATATTATTATTAATATTATTGTATATTTTTAATTAATGATTTTTATACTTCGGTTTTCGAATTTCCGTCAAATCTTGTGTATCGGGGAATACAGGGATAAAGGGACGGTTTATCCGCTTCAGACTCGAAAATATATTATCCACAACATCTATTCGGGGATTGAACTCCTGAAGGTCATTGAGCCATTCTCTGATGCGATTTCGTCGTGAATGTTCCGCTGCAGGACATGTTTCAGGGGCAACAGGCACTTTTTGTTCTCCTGCATAGGTTTTTAAAAGAGGTGCAGGTATCATGTACATAGGTCTGCAAATATGAAACTGACCATCAAAGAGAGGTTGTTTTGGTAGCATGGTACTGATTTCGCGACCATATATCTGGTTCAAAAGAAAGGTTTCAACTACATCATTTTTATGGTGACCAAAAAATATTTTATTAAACCCATTTTTTACTGCAAAGGATACAACAGTTTTTCTCCTAAGGCGCATACAGATAAAACAGGGGTTTTTCCCTGCATCGGGTGCAAAAGCCTTTTCGTGAATGTCGGTTTTAACCAGATGAATCCGGGCGTATTTCTTGCAATAGTCCAGAAAATGGACCGGCAGTTCGGAATTGAGCTGCACGTGTACTGCATGGAGTTCAACAGGAAAGCGGGATAAAAGTGTAAGGAGGCTTAAGGAATCTTTCCCGCCGGAAACACCCACAAGCAATTTTTCCCCTTCCTGAAACAAGTCCCAGTTGCGGTTTGCTTCCCGGATACGGGCAAGGAGGATTTTTTCCAGTTTTGTCGTCATGATTGAATTTACAAAAAAAGGGAACAGTCAAACTGTTCCCTTTTTGGGTTATCTGTGTTATTTTGTTTATTCAGCCATTTTTCGGTATTCTTCATAACGCTGTTTAGCATATTCCACAAACTTTTTCCTGTATTCTTCTGCATTTTCAGGAAAAGTTTGCTTCAGGGAAGAATAGCGTTTTTCTCCTTCGAGGAAATCCAGAACATTCCCTTTTGGTTCTTTTGAATCAAGAATGAAGGGATTTTTGCCTTGCTTTTTCAGGGCCGGATTATAGCGATAGAGCAACCAGTATCCTGTCTCAACGGCTTTTTTCTCTTCCAGCTGGCTCTGGCTCATGTCAATGCCATGATTGATGCAGGGAGCATAAGCGATAATGATGGAAGGTCCGGGGTAGGCTTCAGCTTCGGAAACAGCCTTAATCAGCTGATTCTTATTAGCCCCCATAGAGACCATGGCCACATAGACATAACCGTATGTCATCATCATCTTACCAAGATCTTTTTTAATGGTTTTCTTGCCTGCTTCGGCAAAACGGGCAACGGCACCAAGCGGGGACGCCTTTGACGCTTGTCCGCCGGTATTGGAATAGACTTCCGTATCCAAAACAAGAATATTGATATTTTTTCCGGAGGCAAGGACATGGTCCAGGCCACCGAATCCAATATCATAAGCCCAGCCGTCACCACCAAAAGACCAGATGGATTTGTCCACAAAATAATTTCTCAGTTCGTAGACTTTCTGAGCAATAGGTTTCAGTTCAGCAGGGGCCTTTTTCAGGTATTCCGGCAGTAATTCTTTGATTTTCCTTGCATTGGCTTTTGTTTCCTGATCCACGGATGCCCAGTTTTCCACTGCGATTTTCAGGGCTTCACCCAATTCGCCCTTTACACCGGCATCCAGAAGTTTCTGAACCTTATTTTTCAATTGTTTCCGGTTGGCATCCACAGCCAGACGCATTCCAAAACCATATTCAGCATTGTCTTCAAAGAGTGAATTTGCCCATGCCGGACCATATCCATCTTTGTTTTTCGTGTAGGGAATCGTGGGAAAAGTCCCGCCGTAAATGGACGAACATCCCGTGGCATTGGCGATGATCATTCGATCGCCGAAAAGCTGTGTGACCAGTTTAATGTAAGGTGTTTCACCGCAGCCGGCACAGGCACCGGAGAATTCAAACAAAGGCTGTTTGAACTGGCTTCCTTTAACAGAATTTTCGCGATTGTTACCCAGGACATCGTTGGGCAATGTATTGAAAAAATCCACATTGACCCGTTCTCCTGCTTTACGTTCATTCTCGATGGGAGAAAATGTCAGAGCACCGGTGGGACAGTCATTAATACAAACACCACAACCCACACAGTCGTCAATATACACCTGGATTTTATATTTATATTGGCTGTCTTTTCCTTTCACATCCAGCACATTGAAAGTTTCCGGAGCATTTTCCAGATCAGCCGGATCGATAAGTTTGGCCCGGATGGCTGCATGGGGACAAACGAAAGAGCACTGGTTGCACTGAATACATTTTTCAGCTTCCCAATGGGGAACCCGGGGAGCAACACCCCGTTTTTCAAGGGCTGTGGTACCCGTTGGAATTTGTCCGTCATAAGGCATCTGGCTCACGGGAATCTCGTCTCCCTTTTCCCGCATAATCCGCTCAATCACGTTTTTCGTAAAGCCTTCGGAGTCTTTGGGGACCAGATCATTGACTTTTGCACTCTTTGAGATTTTTTCAGGAACTTTAATCTGTTTCAATGCCTCGTCGGCTCTGTCCACAGCTTTCCAGTTCATCTCAACCACATCTTTACCTTTTTTCATGTAGGACTTTTCGATGGCTTTCTTGATCATTTTTACGGCATCTTCCCGGGGAAGCACCTTAGAAATAATGAAAAAGGCAGCCATCATCACCGTATTGATCCGGGATCCAAGTCCAACATCCTGAGCGATTTTCAATGCATCGATATTGTAAAGATTGATATTTTTTTCGATAATAGTTTTCTGCATATCTTCTGTGAGATTTTCGAAAACTTCATCATCTTTCCAGTTGGAATTCAGAAGAAAGACGCCGTTTTCTTTAATTCCTTCGAGGATATCATAACGTCCGATAAAGGCTTGATTATGACAGGCGATAAAATCAGCGTTTTCAACCAGATATTCGGATTGAATTTTTTCTTTTCCAAAACGGAGGTGACTGCGGGTAATTCCCCCGGACTTTTTTGAATCGTACTGAAAATATCCCTGGGCATACATATCCGTATTGTCACCGATAATCTTGATGGAATTCTTGTTGGCACCGACTGTTCCGTCTGAGCCAAGTCCCCAGAATTTACAGGAAATCGTTCCTTCGGGGACGGTATTGATATGTTCTTTAACCGGAATGGAAAGGCCGGTTACATCATCTGTAATTCCAACGGTGAAACCATGAAAGGCTTTCCCGTCAAGATGATCATACACTGCCTTCACCATGGACGGTGTAAATTCCTTACTGGAAAGTCCATAACGTCCACCAATGATTTCTATCTCTTTCCGCTCTTTCAAAGCGGCCACAACATCCAGATAAAGAGGCTCACCAATGGAACCCGGTTCTTTGGTCCGGTCTAAAACGGCAATTTTTCTGACAGAATCAGGAATTGCTTCTGCAAATTTTTCAACAGCAAAGGGACGATACAGGCGAACTTTTACAAGTCCCAGTTTTTCGCCATTTTTATTCAATTTATTGATTGTCTCTTCAATGGTGTCACAGGCACTGCCCATGGCCACAATCACCTTTTCCGCACCGGGATCCCCGAAATAATCGAAGAGATGATATTGGCGACCGATTTTCTCAGCCACTTTATCCATATATTTCTGCACGATATCCGGAGTTGCCAGATAATATTTATTGACGGTTTCACGGCCCTGGAAATAGACATCCGGGTTCTGGGCACCCACTTTAGCCATGGGGATTTCCGGATTCAGGGCTCTTTTTCTGAATTCTTCCACATATTCCGCGCTGCCTTCCAGGAGTTCTCCCATGGTACCGTAATCAATCATTTCAATTTTCTGGATTTCATGGGAATTCCGAAAACCGTCAAAGAAATTAAGGAAGGGGACTTTCGCTTCGAGGGTTGCCAGATGGGAAACAAGGCCGAGATCCATGATTTCCTGGATGGAAGATGCAGACACTAATGCAAAGCCTGTATTCCGGGCAGACATTACATCAGAGTGATCACCGAAAATGGAGAGAGACTGAGCTGCCAGTGAGCGGGCACTGACATGAAATACTGTCGGAAGCATCTCCCCTGCTATTTTATGCATATTCGGCAACATGAGCATGAGTCCCTGTGAAGCCGTAAAGGTTGTTGTAAATGCACCGGCAGACAAGGAACCGTGCACTGCTCCGGAAGCACCGGCTTCACTTTGCATTTCCACTACATCCACAACTTCATCAAAAAGATTCTTTTTCCCTTTGGATGCCCATGCATCAGCATATTCACCCATATTTGATGAAGGTGTAATGGGATATATGGCAGCCACATCGCTGAACGCATACGCGACATGAGAAGCGGCAAAATTTCCATCAATCGTCTGTTTTTTAAATTTGCTCATTTGCATATCTCCTATTTATATTTTTTAATCTCAACAATCCCATAGCATTAAAATATACAAAATTATTTTCTGATTTTTTAAGCTCTTTATTGATATTTTCTCACTTATGAAATGCTTCAATGTGTCGTTATTTTACCTTTTTTAAATGGATGAAAGATAATCCCTGATCGTTTCCGGGAGCTTCTATTCACATGTTACTAAACACTCTATGATGCAGAAGAAATTATGTTTCGTCTGGAGAGCTTGCAGCACGGATGAAGGTTGAAAACAGTAAATTCCGGTGTTGTAAATTGTCAATACGTTCAGGGTGCCATTGAACACCCAGCTGGAAAGACCGTCCGCGAACTGAGATGGCTTCAGGGATACCGTCTGGAGCCAGGGCAATGATATCCAGCCCCTGACCCACATAAGCCGGATCCACCGCCTGGTGATGGTAAGAATTGACAATCAGGGTTGTTTCAGAAAATATCCCGGCAAGAAGTGAACCTTCATGGATCGTTATTTGATGATAATATTCACCGGTATGACGCATTCCTGTTTCAAGATGGGGAATCAGCCGGCCACCGGCGGCAATATTCATCATTTGCATACCGGCGCATACAGCAAGTAAAGGTTTTTGCTGTTTTAAAACCTGTTTCATCATCAACAGATCATGTTTCGTCCGCCGGGGATGGGCCAGTTCCATGTCCGGTAACACTTCACCGCCGTACAAACCCGGATCATAATCATCTCCCCCGACAAAAAGAAAACCATCCAAAAAGGAAAAATAGGATTCCAGGTGGTACTCATCTTCAAAAGGCGGAATGACTACCGGAATCCCTCCATTTTCATATACCGCATCAAGATATCTTGCGGGCACTGTCACCCAGGGCGCTTTCTTTCTCTCTTCAAAATTACTGTTCACACCTATCAACAGTTTCTTATCCATCATACTCCATACCATCTTTCCACTAAACTCAATTCATCTTTCATCAAAACCAATATTTCAGCTTCATCCTGAATCGAAATTCGTTATACTCTTTCTCCACATCCACTTCATCACTTACAACAATCAAATCCATATTACCGTTAATTGTAAAGTTTTTCATTATTTTATAACCCACACCGGCTTTAAGTGTAAATTTGCTGTTATCAAGCTGGATTTCATCAGTATAGGGTTCTCCTTCATTGTACTGGCCGTCTTCATTGATGTCCACGTAGGATTCCCCGGGATCAAACAAACCGTTTTTATCCCTAAAACCATCAACCATACTATAGCCGATATATGTGTTCAGCCGGTTATTCATCCATTTATACCCTATCCGGCTGCTGTGAATCATAAAACGTGTCCCGGCCTGAGTCACATCCTCAGGATTTGTTGTTGAAAATCCACCGCCCAGTGTTACGGAAAGGGGAAATTCAAAACCAGCTGTCAAAGCTGTTGTCAGCGACTGGGTCAGGTAGTTTGTATTATAATCTTCCGTGGAGTTTGCGTCCTTATAATTCATTAACATATAGCTGGCATTGATATTAAACTGCGTTTTAAACGCCGTAAACTGATATGAGGGACTCACCGTATGTGTAATGGTGACATTGTCGTTCAGTGTCAGTTCTTCGGGATTCTCGTAACCTTCCGCCGGTTCGCCAAGCCTGTTCATAACCCGCATGGAATAATTCAGCATGGGGAAACCATAAAAATTGAGTCCGATACCTCCAATCAGGGATTCAGTATTTGTGGTTTGATTCTTGGTATTTCCGGCTACGTTGTCAAAGGTATTTTCAAATCGGCCGGTCAGCGACAATTGGTTTTTAAGAAGACGTATTCTGGCTCCGGAACGGAATCCCATAATATCTGTCTGCAAGGATGGATTACCAATTGTAACAAAATTAGCCGGAATCCTGAAATATTCTGAGTTTAAATCTATTTGGAGCCATTTTAAATCGAGGGGTGTGCGAAATGCTACCCGGTAGGTTCCTCTTTTCACCACATCTTCAATCAGATAGGACGCGGGGTCAAAATCATCCAGATCCGGAAAAGGAATTGAAAGTCCCATTCCCTGTGCGCTTCCCAGAAAGATATCATCCGTTAGTGGATAACCCAACAAATCATTGATATCATTGAGCAATGTGGTATCCAGTCCGCCTTCATGAATCAAAAGGGAATCATCCGCTCGAAGATCATTGGTAGCGGAAATTGCCAGTTCTGCAGATAAAACCGTCCGTTCATGGTTAAAGTGGAGCTCGGAATTAAGCCCCACCACAGAATTTGCTAAAAACAGATAATGATCTTCCAGGGGTTCATATTCCAAATTGAGTGAACTCACATCATCATAGGATTTAAAAGCGGAAATACCGACCCGGAAATGGCGATAAAAATCCAGGGATGTAGACAATCCCCTGAATTCCCGGATAGGCGTTCCTTTATCATGATGTATATAGAGAGTATCCCCTGTAAGATTCCGCATCATTTGCCAGTGTGTTGAATCGGGGTTAGTTTCCACAATGGGTTCAATAAGCTGCCGGGTTGTTCCATGGACATAAGCCGTTTGCCACCAGCCCAGCTTAAGCCATGCAGATATTCCGCGAACACGGGTTCCTTTTAACGTTAATTCAGTAAACTCCGGTGCGGCATCACCAAAGGTTACATCGAGAAGAGGCGACCTGAAATCAACACGCAAACGGTTTAAAGGCTGTCTTCGCAAACTTAAATCATGTGCCTTTTTATCAATAACATGGGTATTCAGGAGAGCTGATGTATTCAATTGGATTTTCCCATAGCGCAGGCGAACCCTGGCGGACGCTTTGTGGACATCCATAGGACGGTTTTCCGGTTGTTCCTTCCCATAGAATATGTCGTAATCCGAATCGAGTCCTACATTCGCATTGATTTTCAGCTTATCCTGCCAGGCCGGCCGTATCCCGCGGCCTGCAACGGGGACTCTTTTACCGATGCTGACGGGATAACGTTTCATAAAAAGGGTTTTCCCACTTTTATCTTCCAGAAGAATTTTCACTTCCTGAGACCCGCTTGAAAGTTGTCTCTCAGGAATATAAGTCACAACAGCCCCGTCCTGAATAATTTTATTTGATACATCTGTTGCATTCAAAACAATCCGCAATTGATTTTTACTAAGCAAATTCTCCGGATCATGGACCAAAAACACAAATGTGGGTTTATCATCATCCGTCTGAACATTGGGCTCAGGATAGAGCATCTGAATGGAAAAACGTTCAGGTTCAATCTCCGATTCAAAACGGCCCACTTTAATCCGCAATGGATCCTTTTCTCCGCCTTCCGGATAGAAAGCCTGATTGTTATAGGCATCTTTTGCCCAGAAATAATACTCTAAAATGCCTTCAATTACTTCAAATCCGGGGATCTCTGCTGTATAATTCACATCCTTTTCCATTTCAACGGATGTAAACCCACCGGTTTCCGCCGTTTTATAATAGAGCCTGACCGATTCAATGGGGGATGCATCGGTGATAACAATTTCAAATCGGATGGGACTGCCGGCTGTGATATTACCAATTTGGGGAACAGATACAAATGTGGGAGCCTGTCCGTCATCCTGGGCAAAAAGCGAAAGGGTAAAACCAAGCACGATCAGAACTATTTTGCGACACTTCATGGGACATCTCCCCGTCATTTAGGTTCAACAAATATTCTGAGACTGATAGTCCCGTCCGGATTTTCAACCTGTATAATATCCAATACCTTATATTCCCCTTTATCAACCTTGTCCAGAACATCATTGACAGTCTCACCGGCACCACTGACTTTAGCTGTCTCAAGTTTTCGGTTCTCCGACAATTCGCCGATTTCTTGAATTTTAGAATGGGAACCCAACCTTTCCACATTCTTAGCGATTTTCTTTTTTTGTTCCACCGTCCTGTCAAATTCAAACATCACTCTTCTGGATTCAGCCCCGTCCATGGAGAAGGTACATCCAAAATCACCAGGATTGAGTCCCTTTAAGGTAAAGGTTCCGTTTCCGTTTGAGATGGCAATTTCAGCCTGATCTTTCAATGCATCGGAGGAAACGCCCA includes:
- the nifJ gene encoding pyruvate:ferredoxin (flavodoxin) oxidoreductase; translation: MSKFKKQTIDGNFAASHVAYAFSDVAAIYPITPSSNMGEYADAWASKGKKNLFDEVVDVVEMQSEAGASGAVHGSLSAGAFTTTFTASQGLMLMLPNMHKIAGEMLPTVFHVSARSLAAQSLSIFGDHSDVMSARNTGFALVSASSIQEIMDLGLVSHLATLEAKVPFLNFFDGFRNSHEIQKIEMIDYGTMGELLEGSAEYVEEFRKRALNPEIPMAKVGAQNPDVYFQGRETVNKYYLATPDIVQKYMDKVAEKIGRQYHLFDYFGDPGAEKVIVAMGSACDTIEETINKLNKNGEKLGLVKVRLYRPFAVEKFAEAIPDSVRKIAVLDRTKEPGSIGEPLYLDVVAALKERKEIEIIGGRYGLSSKEFTPSMVKAVYDHLDGKAFHGFTVGITDDVTGLSIPVKEHINTVPEGTISCKFWGLGSDGTVGANKNSIKIIGDNTDMYAQGYFQYDSKKSGGITRSHLRFGKEKIQSEYLVENADFIACHNQAFIGRYDILEGIKENGVFLLNSNWKDDEVFENLTEDMQKTIIEKNINLYNIDALKIAQDVGLGSRINTVMMAAFFIISKVLPREDAVKMIKKAIEKSYMKKGKDVVEMNWKAVDRADEALKQIKVPEKISKSAKVNDLVPKDSEGFTKNVIERIMREKGDEIPVSQMPYDGQIPTGTTALEKRGVAPRVPHWEAEKCIQCNQCSFVCPHAAIRAKLIDPADLENAPETFNVLDVKGKDSQYKYKIQVYIDDCVGCGVCINDCPTGALTFSPIENERKAGERVNVDFFNTLPNDVLGNNRENSVKGSQFKQPLFEFSGACAGCGETPYIKLVTQLFGDRMIIANATGCSSIYGGTFPTIPYTKNKDGYGPAWANSLFEDNAEYGFGMRLAVDANRKQLKNKVQKLLDAGVKGELGEALKIAVENWASVDQETKANARKIKELLPEYLKKAPAELKPIAQKVYELRNYFVDKSIWSFGGDGWAYDIGFGGLDHVLASGKNINILVLDTEVYSNTGGQASKASPLGAVARFAEAGKKTIKKDLGKMMMTYGYVYVAMVSMGANKNQLIKAVSEAEAYPGPSIIIAYAPCINHGIDMSQSQLEEKKAVETGYWLLYRYNPALKKQGKNPFILDSKEPKGNVLDFLEGEKRYSSLKQTFPENAEEYRKKFVEYAKQRYEEYRKMAE
- a CDS encoding gamma-glutamyl-gamma-aminobutyrate hydrolase family protein, with protein sequence MDKKLLIGVNSNFEERKKAPWVTVPARYLDAVYENGGIPVVIPPFEDEYHLESYFSFLDGFLFVGGDDYDPGLYGGEVLPDMELAHPRRTKHDLLMMKQVLKQQKPLLAVCAGMQMMNIAAGGRLIPHLETGMRHTGEYYHQITIHEGSLLAGIFSETTLIVNSYHHQAVDPAYVGQGLDIIALAPDGIPEAISVRGRSFQLGVQWHPERIDNLQHRNLLFSTFIRAASSPDET